Proteins from one Hemibagrus wyckioides isolate EC202008001 linkage group LG16, SWU_Hwy_1.0, whole genome shotgun sequence genomic window:
- the tmem120b gene encoding transmembrane protein 120B isoform X2, producing MAVGTMSQERCRSEWEEMEKEYQQLQETHKVYRQKLEELTHLQAICSSAICKQRKGLKELGHTLRQCAKTCDDKESLAINHLQAQIKEKQNVFFDMEAYLPKKNGLYLNLVLGNVNVTLLSNQAKFAYKDEYEKFKLCMTIILMLGAITCLFLLNYRVTDEIFNFLLVWYYCTLTIRESILINNGSRIKGWWVSHHYVSTFLSGVMLTWPEGVIYQTFRSQFLAFSIYQSFVQFLQYYYQSGCLYRLRALGERNQLDLTVEGFQSWMWRGLTFLLPFLFFGHFWQLYNAVTLFKLAAREDCKEWCSCWL from the exons ATGGCAGTGGGTACAATGTCACAGGAGAGATGTCGGAGTGAATGGGAAGAAATGGAGAAGGAATATCAACAGCTGCAG GAAACTCATAAGGTGTACCGGCAGAAGTTGGAAGAGCTCACGCACCTCCAGGCGATCTGCAGCAGTGCCATATGCAAACAGAGGAAGGGCCTTAAAGAGCTGGGACACACACTTCGTCA ATGCGCAAAAACATGCGACGACAAAGAGTCTCTGGCTATAAATCACCTGCAGGCGCAGATCAAAGAGAAGCAGAATGTCTTCTTCGACATGGAAGCCTACTTGCCAAAGAAGAACGG TCTGTACTTAAATCTGGTCCTTGGAAATGTGAACGTAACGCTGCTCAGCAACCAGGCAAA GTTTGCTTATAAGGACGAGTATGAGAAGTTCAAGCTCTGCATGACCATAATCCTGATGCTGGGCGCCATCACATGCCTCTTCCTGTTGAACTACCG TGTTACAGATGAAATCTTCAATTTCTTATTGGTGTGGTATTACTGTACGCTGACCATCAGGGAAAGCATTCTCATCAATAACGGCTCCAG aattAAAGGCTGGTGGGTTTCGCATCACTACGTCTCCACTTTTCTCTCAGGTGTCATGCTTACGTG gcctgaGGGTGTGATATATCAGACGTTTAGGAGTCAGTTCCTGGCCTTCTCCATCTATCAGA gtttTGTGCAGTTTCTGCAGTATTATTATCAGAGCGGGTGTCTGTATCGGCTCCGTGCTCTAGGGGAGAGGAATCAGCTGGATCTGACAGTAG AGGGTTTCCAGTCATGGATGTGGAGAGGACTGACCTTCCTGTTGCCATTCCTGTTCTTTGGACAT ttttgGCAGCTGTACAACGCAGTGACTCTGTTCAAACTTGCTGCACGAGAAGACTGTAAAGAAtg GTGTTCATGCTGGCTCTGA
- the morn3 gene encoding MORN repeat-containing protein 3, whose protein sequence is MPILKKHLETEPLVKVVDKMAQKNGLRRTIYSINGDQYTGEWKDNLRHGKGTQVWKKTGAVYEGEWKQNGRDGFGILSKLQPSTNDHVKVYSGTWRNDKKEGFGTRFFSSSSRYEGEWVENKRSGWGRMTYENGDVYEGEWLKDKPHGQGVLWLVNENRYEGSWKDGKKHGQGRFFYTNRGQLYEGFWVDDVPRCGTVCDYDGTHTHTPPLYPIPPVMLQDVQSVLMEGRDRFCASKED, encoded by the exons ATGCCGATCCTGAAGAAACATCTGGAAACTGAGCCACTTGTAAAAGTAGTGGATAAAATGGCTCAAAAAAATGGCCTCCGCCGCACCATCTACAGTATAAACGGAGACCAGTACACCGGAGAGTGGAAGGATAACCTGAGACACG GTAAAGGAACTCAAGTGTGGAAGAAAACTGGAGCTGTGTATGAAGGTGAATGGAAACAGAATGGACGTGACGGCTTTGGGATTCTCAGCAAACTGCAGCCATCAACTAATGACCATGTGAAAGTTTATTCAGGCACATGGAGAAATGATAAGAAAGAG gggtTTGGGACACGTTTCTTCAGCTCGTCATCAAGATATGAGGGGGAGTGGGTGGAGAATAAGAGGAGCGGATGGGGAAGGATGACTTATGAAAATGGAGATGTGTATGAAGGAGAGTGGCTGAAGGATAAACCCCACGGTCAGGGCGTGCTGTGGCTCG tgaatgAGAACAGGTATGAGGGCAGCTGGAAGGACGGGAAGAAACACGGACAAGGACGCTTCTTCTACACCAACAGAGGTCAGCTATACGAGGGCTTCTGGGTAGACGACGTGCCAAGGTGCGGGACAGTGTGCGATTACGACGggacgcatacacacacaccaccgctGTACCCCATCCCCCCG GTGATGCTGCAGGATGTTCAGTCAGTGCTAATGGAGGGACGCGACCGTTTCTGTGCCAGCAAAGAGGACTAA
- the dgcr2 gene encoding integral membrane protein DGCR2/IDD isoform X2 — MVATSSRSSPRLLLALLSVLTLTDPPLSGPRLALATPLSEPRCAEDQFACLSGRMQCIPLDWRCDGWTVCEDKSDEIDCPPIKEERYRYGSGFDQIEDVMGVAQPVRFNKKCPSGWHHYEKTSSCYKVYERGENYWQAGETCQRVNGTLATFSTNEELQFILKIDQRVCERRDQCSFWVGYQYVITNQSRSFEGRWEVAYKGSVQVFLPPEGLWSVSEGSVKQDSVYCAQLQRFHNRNMNERGLHSWHTENCYKPFPFLCKRRQTCVDIRDNVVSEGLYFTPKGDDPCLSCTCHDGEAEMCVAALCERPQGCTHFTKDPKECCKFTCHDPDGSSLFDSMASGMRLIISCISSFLVLSLLLFMVHRLRQRRRERIDTLIGGNLHHFNLGRRVPAFDYGSDVFGTGLTPLHLSDDGEGGAFHFQEPPPPYAAYKYPELRPPDEPPPPYEASINPNSLLYMGLGLNTTQVDNGGSGTLCRTPLQAPPPPLEERAESIDSSTMLVTPDTPTDTDDLDLSSTLDSTNTTSLSTVV; from the exons GGCCACGGTTAGCACTGGCTACACCGCTGTCAG AGCCGCGGTGCGCTGAGGACCAGTTCGCATGTCTCAGTGGGAGGATGCAGTGTATCCCCCTGGACTGGAGATGTGATGGCTGGACCGTGTGCGAGGACAAGAGTGACGAGATAGACTGCCCTC CAATAAAGGAGGAGCGCTATCGCTATGGCAGCGGCTTTGATCAGATCGAGGACGTGATGGGCGTGGCTCAGCCTGTGCGCTTTAACA AAAAATGCCCGAGTGGATGGCACCACTACGAGAAGACTTCAAGCTGTTACAAGGTGTATGAACGAGGGGAGAATTACTGGCAGGCTGGGGAGACGTGCCAGAGAGTAAACGGCACGCTCGCCACCTTCAGCACCAACGAAGAGCTGCAGTTCATCCTCAAGATCGaccagagagtgtgtgagcgcAGAGACCagtgcag TTTCTGGGTCGGCTATCAATATGTCATCACCAATCAGAGCCGATCGTTCGAAGGCCGATGGGAAGTGGCGTATAAAG GTTCCGTGCAGGTGTTTCTACCCCCAGAGGGATTGTGGAGCGTGTCGGAAGGGAGTGTAAAGCAGGACAGTGTGTACTGCGCCCAGCTGCAGCGTTTTCACAACAGGAATATGAACGAGCGCGGCTTACACAGTTGGCACACTGAGAACTGCTACAAACCGTTCCCTTTTCTCTGCAAAAgac ggcagACATGTGTGGATATCCGGGATAACGTGGTCAGCGAGGGTCTGTATTTCACGCCCAAGGGTGACGACCCGTGTCTGAGCTGCACGTGTCACGACGGCGAGGCAGAGATGTGTGTGGCAGCACTGTGCGAGAGGCCGCAGGGTTGTACACACTTCACAAAGGACCCTAAAGAGTGCTGCAAGTTCACTTGCCACGATCCGG atggCAGCAGTCTGTTTGACTCCATGGCGAGTGGTATGCGTCTAATCATCAGCTGTATCTCGTCGTTCCTGGTGTTGTCTTTGCTACTCTTTATGGTACATCGCTTACGGCAGAGACGCAGAGAGCGCATTGACACACTGATTGGAGGGAACT tgcacCACTTTAACCTTGGCCGGCGTGTTCCCGCCTTCGATTACGGCTCTGACGTGTTTGGAACTGGTCtcacaccactacacctgtcTGATGACGGAGAGGGCGGTGCTTTCCACTTTCAGGAACCACCACCCCCTTACGCAGCCTATAAATACCCTGAACTCCGCCCACCTGATGAGCCCCCACCCCCTTATGAGGCTTCCATCAACCCCAACTCTCTTCTCTACATGGGACttg GGCTGAACACTACACAGGTAGACAATGGAGGAAGTGGAACACTCTGCAGAACCCCTCTCCAGGCCCCACCCCCTCCCCTTGAGGAGAGGGCAGAATCTATTGACAGCAGTACAATGTTGGTGACCCCGGACACACCAACAGACACCGATGACCTCGACCTTAGCTCCACACTTGATTCCACTAACACCACCTCTCTCAGTACGGTGGTTTGA
- the orai1b gene encoding calcium release-activated calcium channel protein 1, with the protein MSGSELSLQALSWRKLYLSRAKLKATSRTSALLSGFAMVAMVEVQLDTSHDYPPGLLIAFSACTTVLVAVHLFALMISTCILPNIEAVSNVHNLNSVRESPHERMHRHVELAWAFSTVIGTLLFLAEVVLLCWVKFLPIRPKNQKNGTVSAGVAAAITSTSIMVPFGLIFIVFAVHFYRSLVSHKTDRQFRELEELEDLTRLQNELDQRGETSALHSPTSQ; encoded by the exons ATGAGCGGAAGTGAGCTGTCTTTGCAGGCTCTGTCCTGGCGGAAGCTGTATCTGAGCCGGGCGAAGCTGAAAGCCACAAGCCGCACTTCAGCTCTGCTGTCCGGCTTCGCCATG gttgcGATGGTGGAGGTTCAGCTGGATACAAGTCATGATTACCCCCCTGGTCTGTTGATCGCATTCAGTGCATGTACCACAGTGTTGGTGGCAGTTCATCTCTTTGCTCTGATGATCAGCACCTGCATCTTGCCCAACATCGAAGCCGTCAGCAACGTACACAACCTCAACTCGGTGCGCGAGTCTCCACACGAACGTATGCATCGCCATGTCGAGCTGGCCTGGGCCTTCTCAACCGTCATCGGCACACTGCTCTTTCTCGCTGAGGTCGTCCTTCTCTGCTGGGTCAAGTTTTTACCCATCAGGCCCAAGAATCAGAAAAACGGCACGGTCTCGGCAGGTGTGGCCGCCGccatcacctccacctccatcatGGTGCCGTTCGGCCTCATCTTTATCGTCTTCGCCGTCCATTTTTACCGCTCGCTTGTCAGTCACAAAACTGACCGTCAATTCCGGGAGCTAGAGGAACTGGAGGATCTGACACGGCTTCAGAACGAGCTGGACCagagaggagaaacatcagCGCTGCACTCTCCAACTTCTCAATAG
- the dgcr2 gene encoding integral membrane protein DGCR2/IDD isoform X1 produces MVATSSRSSPRLLLALLSVLTLTDPPLSGPRLALATPLSEPRCAEDQFACLSGRMQCIPLDWRCDGWTVCEDKSDEIDCPPIKEERYRYGSGFDQIEDVMGVAQPVRFNKKCPSGWHHYEKTSSCYKVYERGENYWQAGETCQRVNGTLATFSTNEELQFILKIDQRVCERRDQCSFWVGYQYVITNQSRSFEGRWEVAYKGSVQVFLPPEGLWSVSEGSVKQDSVYCAQLQRFHNRNMNERGLHSWHTENCYKPFPFLCKRRQTCVDIRDNVVSEGLYFTPKGDDPCLSCTCHDGEAEMCVAALCERPQGCTHFTKDPKECCKFTCHDPVVCVSDGSSLFDSMASGMRLIISCISSFLVLSLLLFMVHRLRQRRRERIDTLIGGNLHHFNLGRRVPAFDYGSDVFGTGLTPLHLSDDGEGGAFHFQEPPPPYAAYKYPELRPPDEPPPPYEASINPNSLLYMGLGLNTTQVDNGGSGTLCRTPLQAPPPPLEERAESIDSSTMLVTPDTPTDTDDLDLSSTLDSTNTTSLSTVV; encoded by the exons GGCCACGGTTAGCACTGGCTACACCGCTGTCAG AGCCGCGGTGCGCTGAGGACCAGTTCGCATGTCTCAGTGGGAGGATGCAGTGTATCCCCCTGGACTGGAGATGTGATGGCTGGACCGTGTGCGAGGACAAGAGTGACGAGATAGACTGCCCTC CAATAAAGGAGGAGCGCTATCGCTATGGCAGCGGCTTTGATCAGATCGAGGACGTGATGGGCGTGGCTCAGCCTGTGCGCTTTAACA AAAAATGCCCGAGTGGATGGCACCACTACGAGAAGACTTCAAGCTGTTACAAGGTGTATGAACGAGGGGAGAATTACTGGCAGGCTGGGGAGACGTGCCAGAGAGTAAACGGCACGCTCGCCACCTTCAGCACCAACGAAGAGCTGCAGTTCATCCTCAAGATCGaccagagagtgtgtgagcgcAGAGACCagtgcag TTTCTGGGTCGGCTATCAATATGTCATCACCAATCAGAGCCGATCGTTCGAAGGCCGATGGGAAGTGGCGTATAAAG GTTCCGTGCAGGTGTTTCTACCCCCAGAGGGATTGTGGAGCGTGTCGGAAGGGAGTGTAAAGCAGGACAGTGTGTACTGCGCCCAGCTGCAGCGTTTTCACAACAGGAATATGAACGAGCGCGGCTTACACAGTTGGCACACTGAGAACTGCTACAAACCGTTCCCTTTTCTCTGCAAAAgac ggcagACATGTGTGGATATCCGGGATAACGTGGTCAGCGAGGGTCTGTATTTCACGCCCAAGGGTGACGACCCGTGTCTGAGCTGCACGTGTCACGACGGCGAGGCAGAGATGTGTGTGGCAGCACTGTGCGAGAGGCCGCAGGGTTGTACACACTTCACAAAGGACCCTAAAGAGTGCTGCAAGTTCACTTGCCACGATCCGG ttgtgtgtgtctcagatggCAGCAGTCTGTTTGACTCCATGGCGAGTGGTATGCGTCTAATCATCAGCTGTATCTCGTCGTTCCTGGTGTTGTCTTTGCTACTCTTTATGGTACATCGCTTACGGCAGAGACGCAGAGAGCGCATTGACACACTGATTGGAGGGAACT tgcacCACTTTAACCTTGGCCGGCGTGTTCCCGCCTTCGATTACGGCTCTGACGTGTTTGGAACTGGTCtcacaccactacacctgtcTGATGACGGAGAGGGCGGTGCTTTCCACTTTCAGGAACCACCACCCCCTTACGCAGCCTATAAATACCCTGAACTCCGCCCACCTGATGAGCCCCCACCCCCTTATGAGGCTTCCATCAACCCCAACTCTCTTCTCTACATGGGACttg GGCTGAACACTACACAGGTAGACAATGGAGGAAGTGGAACACTCTGCAGAACCCCTCTCCAGGCCCCACCCCCTCCCCTTGAGGAGAGGGCAGAATCTATTGACAGCAGTACAATGTTGGTGACCCCGGACACACCAACAGACACCGATGACCTCGACCTTAGCTCCACACTTGATTCCACTAACACCACCTCTCTCAGTACGGTGGTTTGA
- the tmem120b gene encoding transmembrane protein 120B isoform X1 has translation MAVGTMSQERCRSEWEEMEKEYQQLQETHKVYRQKLEELTHLQAICSSAICKQRKGLKELGHTLRQCAKTCDDKESLAINHLQAQIKEKQNVFFDMEAYLPKKNGLYLNLVLGNVNVTLLSNQAKFAYKDEYEKFKLCMTIILMLGAITCLFLLNYRVTDEIFNFLLVWYYCTLTIRESILINNGSRIKGWWVSHHYVSTFLSGVMLTWPEGVIYQTFRSQFLAFSIYQSFVQFLQYYYQSGCLYRLRALGERNQLDLTVEGFQSWMWRGLTFLLPFLFFGHFWQLYNAVTLFKLAAREDCKEWQVFMLALTFLMLFLGNFLTTLKVVHQKVQKNNQEEEEQKKN, from the exons ATGGCAGTGGGTACAATGTCACAGGAGAGATGTCGGAGTGAATGGGAAGAAATGGAGAAGGAATATCAACAGCTGCAG GAAACTCATAAGGTGTACCGGCAGAAGTTGGAAGAGCTCACGCACCTCCAGGCGATCTGCAGCAGTGCCATATGCAAACAGAGGAAGGGCCTTAAAGAGCTGGGACACACACTTCGTCA ATGCGCAAAAACATGCGACGACAAAGAGTCTCTGGCTATAAATCACCTGCAGGCGCAGATCAAAGAGAAGCAGAATGTCTTCTTCGACATGGAAGCCTACTTGCCAAAGAAGAACGG TCTGTACTTAAATCTGGTCCTTGGAAATGTGAACGTAACGCTGCTCAGCAACCAGGCAAA GTTTGCTTATAAGGACGAGTATGAGAAGTTCAAGCTCTGCATGACCATAATCCTGATGCTGGGCGCCATCACATGCCTCTTCCTGTTGAACTACCG TGTTACAGATGAAATCTTCAATTTCTTATTGGTGTGGTATTACTGTACGCTGACCATCAGGGAAAGCATTCTCATCAATAACGGCTCCAG aattAAAGGCTGGTGGGTTTCGCATCACTACGTCTCCACTTTTCTCTCAGGTGTCATGCTTACGTG gcctgaGGGTGTGATATATCAGACGTTTAGGAGTCAGTTCCTGGCCTTCTCCATCTATCAGA gtttTGTGCAGTTTCTGCAGTATTATTATCAGAGCGGGTGTCTGTATCGGCTCCGTGCTCTAGGGGAGAGGAATCAGCTGGATCTGACAGTAG AGGGTTTCCAGTCATGGATGTGGAGAGGACTGACCTTCCTGTTGCCATTCCTGTTCTTTGGACAT ttttgGCAGCTGTACAACGCAGTGACTCTGTTCAAACTTGCTGCACGAGAAGACTGTAAAGAAtggcag GTGTTCATGCTGGCTCTGACATTCCTCATGTTGTTCCTGGGGAACTTCCTCACCACGCTGAAGGTGGTCCATCAAAAGGTACAGAAAAACaaccaggaggaggaggagcagaagAAAAACTGA